Genomic window (Mya arenaria isolate MELC-2E11 chromosome 16, ASM2691426v1):
ccgaaatggtgcatttgggcatattttattcatttttgccaTAAAAAACCCGGACGATGGACGTTTTTAGCTCCCCCCACCCTTAAGGTGTTAACTGAGGCAGGTGTTAAGGTATATTGAAAACCATCATATCATTTTTTGCATGAACTTCATTTTTGAGTAACACCAGAATGATGCTACGATtatgatacataaatatataagagaagtaatgaaatataatatcacTATGATTATAAAGcaattgtgttaatttatttcttaaatagcaCACTATCTATATAAAACAGCACTCggttaaaacatttacaatattcaaatttaacattttgtaacttaaaACTATACCACATCTGTGTTTGAATTAATGATTGGTTGATCACCTTACACAGCGATAAAAAGAACTCCGTTCTTACTGTTGTAACTGGTATGGCTGATCATCCCAGATGTGATGCTGGTTGGGTGGCCATATCCGGTGAAGGCGCCAACAAATCCCGTTGTTCCTACATTTCCGCCGGCGTTCTGACACTGTGGTACCCGGCAACACTGTGGGTCCTTGGGGTCGGCGACGAATGTGCACGTGGAAGGCACGTTGGTGTACTTGGGGCACCTGTAGAGGGTTATATTTAGAAGTGAATCTGATTTTTGGACACAAATCAATCTAAAGACTAAAAACTCCATAATAGGGTTACAACGAATAGGGCAGGGAAAAAGAATAAGGGAAtccaaatgaaaacaaataaagttactTGTAAGGTCATGGTCGTGTCCATCGTAATATACGACTACAATAGATcccggttggctcgaactcacaggaaccggcaaaaataccacgaaattcgagccaagcggtattgcttacattcagtttaatgaaatcggtcctttacatccagttcgagccaacgaggaattcgagctaAGCGAGTTCGACCtaaacggggttcgactgaagTTCAAACGATGTCTACATGTTTTTCCGAATATCATCCCGTTTACTACTTAATAGATATTTTACGATGGTTAAACAATCATTGCCATCATGGTTGGGTGTCCATGTTTACCTGTCCGTGCACTGGTAGTAGTGGTTCAGGGCGTCCTCACAGCGGCACTGGAGTCCACATCCGTCATACCAGGACTCGCCCTGTCGGTAATACAGGCCCTTGTAGTGACACAGGGCTGAAACAGTTATTTAAACAACGTAATATTAAAGCatgataataatgtaataaaatcataCTTTCAGACCTAGTCACACGTTCAATACATTGAAGTACAAGGCAGCAATGGAGGCAAGCATCACAATGTATACTACTTCAGGTTCATTAtgataaataaaagaaaatccGTCGGAAAAAAATGCAGCCTTTTCCAGATCGTTGCAAGAtggaaacataaaataaaagtaacatGTCTAAAATGCAGAATGTTACCATCTCCAGTGGGCGGTGTGGTGACGGCGAAGATGGGGGCGGGCGTGGTGACGACCATATTGTAGTCACAGTGGACTGTCTTGCAGCAGTGGTCGTGTGGATCCGTCTGTAGGCTGCACTGGGGAGGCAGGTTCACGTACGCCGGGCACCTGCGCAGGAGTACAAACTAGTTTATGAAAGTCTCATTCTAAACACATTAtactacataaaatataaaatttccatttcaaaacaatgtcatgtttacaaaattatggCCAATCTTCAATGTGTGTACGTCACAAATGTAGCCGCTACCCAGGACGACGACTTTACCAAGGTTAAAAACGCTACCTCCATTGTTATTTAATGTGGGGAAAAACTGCGCAAATGCCGCCTTAAAGTTAATATAGTTTTAATGTCAACATAAATGCAACTCATCAATTTACAGTTCTTGTAAATGGAAGAAATAAAATTGCAGAATAGCCTATGTGTTTCTCACCTTTCGGTACACCTGTACTGTCCGGCGGTAGGGTCAAGACACTCACATCGATACTGACAGCCATCGTCCCAGGTGGCAAGGCGCCACTTGTTACTCTTGTACACACATCCGCCTggatatttaaagaaaattggtAGAACTCGTTTTTAGAGCGTATGTGTCTTAAATGAAGTAATCATggcaaaaataagatttattaaaatcttcaaaacaaaacagagaCGGGTTAACTAGCTGCTGATGCATTCATTAATCTTCAGAGATCTTCAGATCTTATCCCATGCCACTTTTTTCAGATGGAACGACTTCTATGGTGACTGATTTATGCCATTTCATGTTTTCGCATTTTCGCAACGAAAGGCGAGCATACGCCCAATGACGAATGGTCACCGTATGTATGCATACCAATGCCGAAGTATGGTTCATATAAGACCATAAAATCGCCcgaaatggcagaaatcagccaAAATGACTTCATGTCCTCGGGTTTATGTGTCATTAGATACTTACGACCACTTCCGGTAATGACGGTGCCTGTGCCGCCGCTACCTGGGGAGGGGGTAGTGTTCATACCGGAAGTCTGGGTGCCGGCTTGGGGCATCACCGGCTGACCATATCCTCCATATCTAACATTACGGcagtgtattattatttttcacacaataaaacttgaaaattttAAGTTCAGATATAAGTTCctattttattatctgttttcatatgaaataaaaagtaaaggatttccaaaatacatttttcctATTGACGgttttgcaaaaacatacttttatgttaaaaacacttatacatttctgttcatttgacaatgaaaaaattaagaaatttgataaagttaggaaatgacttaaggagttttatgaataccgccccagtCCTACCTGTGAATGCCGCCCCAGTCCTACCTGTGAATGCCGCCCCAGTCCTACCTGTGAATGCCGCCCCAGTCCTACCTGTGAATGCCGCCCCAGTCCTACCTGTGAATGCCGCCCCAGTCCTACCTGTGAATGCATTGCCATAGGTAGGCACGATGACCACGGGCTGACCATTGGAGGTGACAGTTCCGACGGGACAGACGGGCTGCTGACAGCACGGGTCATTCGGGTTAGACCGAAGCGAGCATCCCGTGGGAAGTGTGCCGAATGTAGGGCACCTGCGGAAAATACCGGCGATCATAGTATACTAGTATCACACCTGTCACCAAAGATCTCAgtgaatttgaatttatatttcgAGTTGTAGGTAACCGAATATGACGTAACCTTTTGCTTATGTTGTAATTACTTGTGTCCTGACCCATGTGTGATATGAACGAgtaatacaccagtcaattgtaaccacgcccccccccctcccagctccggggaatagcggggactttgacttccggttcagccaagcccgggtaaaatatctgccctgcgggaacgaactatTGGTAAAATCCCCCACCGAATGCCCCCGAActccagggaccctaggtaaggcccaatctccgcttaatttggcgctatgacaaaaccactgcggtcacccggccctgcggggccacctggaaagtaaaaacacggccaggGTAAAATAtctgccctgcgggaacgaactatTGGTAAAATCCCCCACCGAATGCCCCCGAActccagggaccctaggtaaggcccattccccgctatatttgacgcgaagacaaaaccaccgcattaaCCCGTCACTCTGCGGGGCcatctggaaggtaaaaacacggcccatgtccccagctatccccggtatacccccggacctggggaggccatggttacaattgacttgtgcataacggtataatttatacaatgaaatatggTTAAATCAACTTGACGTAGCGGAACGTTATAAATAAATCCCAAGTCCCCGGATGTTGTCCGCGACCGAAGCGTGCATATATGTATAcgtctatataatatatagattGTGAATGTAACTTCACACTGAGGTTTTGTAAAATCGTGAGTATTTAATGCACagaattaataaatgttatacttTGAATTCATTCCTTTATCTGCAAtcagataaagaaaaaaatcatgaatatctTAGAGAATATATTTTTGGCTGGAAAAGAACATGGAAAAAATCCCGCCTTCGAAAATTAGCGGTGCCTTACTTCAAAGTAAGCGAATTTTCTTAGGAGAAATGTCACAAAcctttttgtattgtttaaataatttgactttgaactgaattttaagaaaatgcatggTTGTCATATACGTGAAACCCTACACATAGCATTTTTATCCGATCTGAAGTTTTGCCCGTTAACACTGAAATGTATAGGGAAATAGTAGTGTGTAACCATTAACCCCGGTttgagtgaaaatatcattcggaacccctcggccatttttatcgaaaaaaatataatgcgTAATAGGCCACTACCGTATTCAACTAGCTATCATTCATATCAATCAAGCAATTGTGATTTAACATCACTTCGGGTACCTTGTTTTATTCTTTACTATTGTCTTTTCAAACTCACGATACATGTACAAGCAACCCCCATTCTAAAATGTGTATAgcataatatatcaatatgattATCTAAAACGGATTTACCTACTTGGGTGAACATTTATACTGCCCGGTAGATCCATCCGCGCACACACACGTGTAAGAGCATCCGTCGTCCCAGCGACGACCAACCTGGTACAACGCTCCCTTGTACAGACAACCGCCTGATAAAAAGTATAGATGATTATTTCACCTGTTTGGTGTTAAATATTCACTGCTAGTCATTGGTATATGtatgaaacataatttaaatgcaacaaaatCCAATGAAAATTCTTACTGAGCGCTCCAGTTATCATGCTTCCTGGGTTTCCGGTTGCCGTGCCTCCTGGCTGCGGGGCCGGGTTGCCACCGATGGTTCCGGTGATGGTCTGGGAGCTCGTGAACGTGCCGGTGTTACCCGTGCACTGGATCGTGGAGCAACAGTCGCCGGTGTTCTTCACCAGCGAGCATCCCAGGGGAAGATTGACGACATCCGCGCACCTGAGATGAACAGCAAGAGTGGTGTTTAACCTTCAGTTCTGCAACAATCATGCGCAAAGTGGTCCGAAAATTGGTTTAAGGAGAACAATATTTAATAAGCATATAGAGAGGTTTTTGAGCGATTTTTCGACCgtctgtaccctgtgcgtaggagtgCAAACAGCATTTAACtaaaggtaaataaaatattttcatacaacaAGTAAGCATGCTTCGTAAATTTGTCCTCAGTTGCATACCCTAGCAATGGTCAAATAATCTTACTTTTTCTGACATCTGTAGAATCCATAGGCGGCGTTATCGCATACACATTCCAGTTCACATCCGTCGTCCCATCGCTGGCCTTGGTAGTAGGCCACGCCGTTGTATATGCACACGTCTGTACAGAAAATACAGCGAGACGTCAACCGTAAGTACAATAAACGTTTGAATGGTAATATTTAATTCCATGTCATTTTTGGCATGAAAGTTGCAATTGAAATTACTTCTCACTTGAAAATggtgaaatgtataaataaccATATAGATATGCCGGCGTTTTCACAGGGGCAGGGTGCGCTGCTTTGACACAACCCTTTGAATACGCCCCTCCccctattttttataaaaaatcccAGGCTTATCAATAATGATTTGGGAACTGTTactaatgatatttttataacttttattcGATTATCTTTGTAAAAGAGCCACGTTTAAAAGggatgttttttattgaaatataagtcCACAGCAATAACATCAAGTTTATAATCTTAACAAACGGTTACACTCACCGTTTGGTCCCGGGGTCGGAGTTCCATCTGGAAATCAAGACGTTAAACGTTAAACACAGACCACGCCGTCGATACAGTCTCATCTCAAGGGGTGTAAACACTCTCTCAAACGAATTGTCGTGTATCTTTTACGATATGTTGATCAAATCATAGCGTATGGATTCGCCAAAACTCATACAAATTTTACTAAGGATTCTCTGTGGCATCGCATCTCAACGTAACCCGGCCCAAGTCgccaatgtttcttgtttatatgaATAAGTTCACTACAGTTAATTGTACATTAGTGTTGTGTGTATATAAGAAGGACTTTATCATCGTAAACAATACCTTTATACTGCCAAAAGAAAACAGCAACTGTCAATAACTTCGacaatatttgtgtttgtgttagTGATCAAAATTATATTCAGCCAAAAGAGAAGAAggtttttttcaagtttttcaattcatttatttcagaaatctGCGGCCAGCCGTTAATGATTATCAGGAGGTGAAGCGGTAAATATAAACAGAGGCTGACCCAGTATTGTTAGTATATACATTCACAAAATATATGGCAATGTAACTGCGACGCACCAAACTATTTTTGTTAGTACATAGTTCAAGCATAAACCATAAATTGGTTTCAATATACCAACCATTCAGAACTCcacggccatttttatcgaaaacgaCGGtgcctcggatgtatgccggtaaatcagtaaaagtacatgtagttcgttacattttgaatttaatcattaattaaatgtagtgttatACCTTGTATGTGTTGGTCTTAATTTAAACCGATTGTCCgtgaagtgtataattgcaaatataatttagatttctaagagtaaagtcattaagtttaactgctaaattaaattactacgtgatctacttgcagcggactgaAACCCCCcggatttctgacattgttaaccgtccatatacatccgaggttgttttccgATAATAATGACCGAGGAACTCCAAATGTATACCAACCACAGAATCCGCAGTAATGGGTACACTGATCATGTGCCCAGGCCACATAGTTCGCATCGGCGCATGTTGCCTGGCCATAGGACGCACAGTTAGGAATCTTATCGGTACATGGCACCGGCGTTGTCACTTGAAGGGCCCCTGGAAAAGAAACATGTGATATAAAGTAAGTTGTATTAAattgaaactcttattcaaaatcaatacaaacacatgtctatcaaacatacattttgactgattaaCCTCAAAGTagttactaaataatgcatttatggaaaatattaattacaggtaaggcctaaaaaaaaaattgtttggttagggttacatccttttcaaaaataggtagggaaggtaggctttttttttatttattttttttaggctttatataagaatgtcattttcatcattggagaatggtgttaaagttatcttctatataagcaattaaggttttaaagtacatattgaaaagcaaaaaaaaaaaatttactatatgttatttttgtgcATCAATACGTATGGTCTTAATATAAAAACCAATTGATGAATAGTGTAATCTCTAAATGCAAGACTGTGAAACGCCCAAGTCCAACctgtttaagatatttaatttacaaataagaTACTTTCCTATAAGGTTAGTTTGAAATAAactaattgatatattttggtCAATTATAATCTGTTAGAAAAATagacatttatttgtttatttttgctgtACACAAAGGATTCCAAAACAATATGAGGACATCAGGATTTCAgggattttcaattttccagaataaatcaaataaagattTCGATACACAAGACcggaaaataaatcaaagtaataaatattttattaataaatcgTAAAAATTACCTTATTCTGTTCACAGAACTCGATATCATGGAATCTTCCAGACGGCGTAGGGTTCTGACAGTTGTAACAGATTGGACCTCTTTGGGCAGGATAGTCTGAAAGGAAATACTTTACTGATAGTTAAATCATTCCgtttcattatcattataaacatttggTTACCATTCAATgtacatttcattgtaatttatgTAGCATTAACATCGCTGAAAACCGATGGAAGCAGAGTTGATTTTCTTTGTATCTGGCTTATACAAGGAAATATTTGCGTTATTTAGCATATTTGTGACACGAGTATGTATGTGGTAAGGATGCAGGTCTACGTGTAGAGCAATTAGCTACGTCTAGAATGGCAATTATTCATctaagttaaacaaaatgtttttcataatattcaTCAAGTCACTCACTTGAaaaattttaatatatcatCGTAAAGAATTTGTTTCTGTCTCAATTGCGTTCTGGTTCGAGAAGGTCCCGGCCTAGGCGAATGTGAGTTTCGTTACTGGTCACCAAGTTAAGTTAACTTTATTGTAGAATCCGCATTGCAGGTTACGTGATTACAAAGATCAATGTCACAACAATATGTACACCGGCTGCTTTGAGATACAGAAGTGATGTTCGTACATGTCTGAAAGGATACATACGACTTCGTATTGCAAAGTCAATGACTTAAAACTTTACTAgagaaataatgaataattgtGACAAGTGGACTATAGTTAAACATAGTTTGATATTGCACAAGCAATACTTCACCTAAACAAGAAAACCatatctttttaaaagaatcaaacGAACAAAAAGGCAAGATGTGAAATAAGGCATGATCAT
Coding sequences:
- the LOC128221703 gene encoding uncharacterized protein LOC128221703, encoding MITGALSGCLYKGALYQVGRRWDDGCSYTCVCADGSTGQYKCSPKCPTFGTLPTGCSLRSNPNDPCCQQPVCPVGTVTSNGQPVVIVPTYGNAFTGYGQPVMPQAGTQTSGMNTTPSPGSGGTGTVITGSGRGCVYKSNKWRLATWDDGCQYRCECLDPTAGQYRCTERCPAYVNLPPQCSLQTDPHDHCCKTVHCDYNMVVTTPAPIFAVTTPPTGDALCHYKGLYYRQGESWYDGCGLQCRCEDALNHYYQCTDRCPKYTNVPSTCTFVADPKDPQCCRVPQCQNAGGNVGTTGFVGAFTGYGHPTSITSGMISHTSYNSKNGVLFIAV